In Synergistota bacterium, the sequence CTGGCTATATCTAGGACCAGAGAAGAGGAGGCCTTTATTAAGGAGCTTTTATCGAATTTAGGTTTGAAGGCGTGTGTCTTCGAGATAGGCGGTATAAATGATGAGTTGCGTCCTAAGCTCGGTATTCAAACGGTCACAACATGTTTAAAGCATGGTGTTATAAGGCAGGTTAAGTCGGATGTTCACGCTGTTATACATGCTGTGCTTGAGGCTGAAAGAGGTTTGTTGATGGATGCTCCTTT encodes:
- a CDS encoding HutP family protein, with translation MEKREVSKTQDIWFFQNIDVERAAVLLAISRTREEEAFIKELLSNLGLKACVFEIGGINDELRPKLGIQTVTTCLKHGVIRQVKSDVHAVIHAVLEAERGLLMDAPLSSSLLLKVSVVSNGKWLAVCMFGESAFHVLTNHRRIGLGVMHLGD